One Nicotiana tomentosiformis chromosome 4, ASM39032v3, whole genome shotgun sequence genomic window carries:
- the LOC104118293 gene encoding embryogenesis-like protein, with the protein MHRRSSISLCKSLLKHPFEKSTVPKSSFSLTTLTSDSIISVNLTKARHFLGPTRSNSSTQFIISQNVRKYSVDTDKEVDKINLKFAEAREEIESAMESKETVYFNEEAECARAAVKEVLDLYYGLLENLSESEKGVIQRSMGLKIEQLKAELEQLNE; encoded by the coding sequence ATGCATCGACGTTCATCAATCTCTCTCTGCAAATCGCTTCTCAAACACCCTTTTGAGAAATCAACAGTACCCAAATCTTCTTTTTCCTTAACAACTCTTACATCTGACTCAATTATATCCGTAAACCTCACGAAAGCCAGACATTTTCTTGGTCCAACGAGATCAAATTCATCGACCCAGTTCATAATTTCGCAGAATGTAAGGAAATACAGTGTTGACACTGATAAAGAAGTTGATAAAATTAACCTCAAGTTTGCAGAGGCAAGAGAGGAGATAGAATCAGCTATGGAATCCAAAGAAACTGTGTATTTTAACGAAGAAGCTGAATGTGCTCGTGCTGCTGTTAAGGAAGTTCTTGACTTGTATTATGGGTTGTTGGAAAACCTGTCAGAGAGTGAAAAAGGAGTGATTCAGAGGTCTATGGGGCTTAAGATTGAGCAATTGAAGGCTGAGCTTGAGCAATTGAATGAGTGA
- the LOC104118294 gene encoding uncharacterized protein, translating to MARTLVLLENKFTSLSQLVASHSRKWKRKWRACYGYGDEHDPVIQLSNEEIDQSYYFGEVDPNTCSGEVSAIWKKNIIMGGKCQLPEFSGVIIYDTAGNLVNPKNPRPLALPWKE from the coding sequence ATGGCTCGCACACTAGTACTCTTGGAAAACAAGTTCACTAGCCTATCTCAACTAGTTGCAAGCCATTCGAGGAAATGGAAGCGCAAATGGAGAGCATGTTATGGCTATGGTGATGAACATGATCCTGTTATTCAACTCAGCAATGAAGAGATTGATCAGAGTTACTATTTTGGAGAAGTTGATCCAAACACATGTAGTGGAGAAGTCTCTGCAATCTGGAAGAAGAATATAATCATGGGAGGGAAGTGCCAGCTTCCTGAATTTTCTGGTGTCATAATTTATGATACTGCTGGGAATTTAGTTAATCCCAAAAATCCACGCCCTCTTGCACTTCCATGGAAAGAATAA